The following are from one region of the Bdellovibrionales bacterium genome:
- a CDS encoding aminotransferase class V-fold PLP-dependent enzyme yields MSENKSNPQYIRTTIYECDAFEVVACDWERGAISPMHGHGDSSCSVLVQEGLFENTTAYEFKSEVQAIEKGQTFFTPLGAQHELRCVSQRGKTLHVYSPKIVKVDSLVQFVPQSPDVLKKNLDLALTYEGSSYQHIFKNLENIEKASITTDSPFFMNQLFSGVFSQTRWAENTLQKTRTTLATFEASPALSLIEQQVTDQLGELIGWKPELRSGITVPGGSAANFMSIHCARQKKFPDARREGIGNQKVKLYISHEAHYSFRKAVAVLGLGTDALVSVNTDAQGKMDVRHLEALIEKDLASGHIPLYIGATVGTTVFGAIDPLEELADIARRYKMWLHADAAWGAPALFSQKLKPRLKGLDQCDSLTFDAHKFFGSSLTSSFFLIQHPQLLLEANDTKGGEYLFHESETLDRGRLSWQCGRGGDVLSFWTLWKNLGTQGMTAAIDHMLDLREECVRWIQDQPRLMLVHEPEFLNICVEVLNPKGEHDPLWSKHVREQLRLSNTAMVNYSTTKTSVHFLRLILVHPHIQLHHLKELLTAALAVT; encoded by the coding sequence ATGTCAGAAAACAAATCTAATCCTCAATACATTCGAACGACAATCTATGAGTGCGACGCCTTCGAGGTGGTTGCCTGTGATTGGGAGAGGGGTGCCATTTCACCCATGCATGGGCACGGGGACAGCAGTTGCTCGGTTCTTGTCCAAGAGGGTCTGTTTGAAAACACGACCGCCTACGAATTTAAAAGCGAAGTCCAAGCGATCGAAAAGGGACAAACGTTTTTTACCCCTCTTGGTGCTCAGCACGAACTGCGATGCGTGTCCCAACGGGGAAAGACACTTCATGTGTATTCGCCCAAAATAGTTAAAGTCGATTCTCTGGTCCAATTTGTCCCGCAGTCCCCAGATGTTTTAAAGAAAAATTTGGATCTGGCTTTGACCTACGAGGGTAGCTCATACCAACACATTTTTAAAAACTTAGAGAACATTGAGAAGGCCTCCATCACCACCGACTCCCCATTTTTTATGAATCAGCTTTTTTCGGGAGTGTTTTCCCAAACAAGATGGGCAGAGAATACGTTACAAAAGACTCGAACGACCTTAGCCACCTTCGAAGCCAGCCCGGCTCTTTCGCTCATCGAGCAACAGGTCACCGATCAGCTCGGCGAACTCATCGGCTGGAAGCCCGAACTGCGTAGCGGAATTACGGTTCCTGGGGGAAGTGCCGCTAATTTTATGTCCATTCATTGTGCTCGCCAGAAAAAATTCCCAGACGCTCGTCGGGAAGGTATTGGAAATCAAAAAGTAAAACTTTATATTTCGCACGAGGCTCATTATTCGTTTAGAAAAGCTGTGGCCGTTTTAGGATTAGGCACCGACGCTTTAGTTTCTGTGAACACGGATGCTCAGGGTAAAATGGATGTTCGGCATTTAGAAGCCTTAATCGAGAAAGATCTAGCGAGCGGACACATCCCGCTTTATATTGGAGCCACAGTAGGTACCACCGTGTTTGGCGCTATTGACCCCCTCGAAGAATTAGCCGACATCGCTCGTCGTTACAAGATGTGGCTTCATGCCGATGCCGCGTGGGGCGCGCCCGCACTGTTCTCACAAAAGCTTAAACCGCGACTTAAAGGGCTGGATCAATGTGATTCTTTAACTTTTGATGCTCACAAGTTTTTTGGTTCGAGCCTTACAAGTAGCTTTTTCTTAATCCAACACCCTCAACTGTTACTCGAAGCCAACGACACTAAGGGCGGGGAGTACCTTTTTCACGAGAGTGAGACTCTCGACCGGGGGAGACTGTCCTGGCAATGTGGAAGAGGCGGTGACGTTTTAAGCTTTTGGACACTTTGGAAAAACTTAGGCACGCAAGGCATGACAGCGGCCATCGATCATATGTTAGATCTTCGGGAAGAATGCGTAAGGTGGATTCAAGATCAACCGCGCTTAATGCTCGTTCACGAGCCCGAATTTTTAAACATTTGCGTAGAAGTTTTAAACCCAAAAGGGGAGCACGATCCCTTGTGGTCAAAACATGTGCGCGAGCAGCTTCGCCTATCGAACACGGCAATGGTGAATTATTCAACGACGAAGACCAGTGTTCATTTTTTAAGATTAATCCTGGTGCATCCTCATATCCAGCTCCACCACTTAAAAGAACTTCTCACCGCGGCCCTCGCGGTGACGTGA
- a CDS encoding DoxX family protein, which yields MKYFLLSTRIVVAAILLQTLFFKFTGAEESVFIFSSLGAEPWGRWLSGFAELAAAVLLLIPATQLFGALVSLMIISGAILSHLLILGIIVQNDGGLLFGLAVTVFIGSLMILFFNRQQLVQKIMAIKSKYVRKQI from the coding sequence ATGAAATATTTTTTACTTTCTACTCGAATCGTTGTGGCGGCAATCCTGCTTCAAACCCTGTTTTTTAAATTCACAGGAGCCGAGGAGTCTGTTTTTATATTTTCTTCTCTTGGGGCAGAGCCTTGGGGGCGCTGGCTCTCGGGATTTGCTGAACTCGCGGCCGCCGTTCTGCTTTTAATCCCGGCCACGCAGCTCTTCGGAGCGCTCGTTTCGTTAATGATCATTTCAGGAGCTATTTTAAGCCATTTGTTGATCTTGGGGATTATCGTGCAAAATGATGGTGGACTTTTATTTGGCTTGGCTGTAACCGTATTTATCGGTTCGCTGATGATTCTTTTTTTCAACAGACAGCAGCTTGTTCAAAAAATCATGGCCATTAAAAGTAAATATGTCAGAAAACAAATCTAA